A single region of the Hylaeus volcanicus isolate JK05 chromosome 5, UHH_iyHylVolc1.0_haploid, whole genome shotgun sequence genome encodes:
- the LOC128876835 gene encoding PRKCA-binding protein isoform X5, producing MDYDDDFFFEEDKMGMTITSGNVVIQKDSSNLIGISIGGGAPLCPCLYILQIFDNTPAAIDGTLQSGDELVAVNGSSVRGKTKVEVAKMIQSCDSQVSINYNKLHADPKQGRTLDIALKKVKHRLVEGMGSATADALGLSRAILCNDALVQRLMALQRTENLYRGLVSHAQSTLHAFFDLTQMYKVFGDAFAAIGVREPQPRASEAFRQFGEQHRQMEKFGVTMLKALKPILNDLGTYLHKAIPDTRLTISKYADAKFEYLSYCLKVKELDDEEQSYAALQEPLDRMETGNYEYRLVLRCRQEARAKFAKLRSDVLVKLELLDNKHVQDVVWQLQKFASGLGKYYSNARDLLSAVTLFPVEVDLSHSAFQYKSTGPQTIADGEDVDEFEPEEKSNNEELLIDTQNFPLISESDNM from the exons ATGGATTACGATGACGATTTCTTCTTCGAGGAGGATAAGAT GGGTATGACGATTACTTCGGGCAACGTTGTAATACAAAAAGACAGCAGTAATCTTATAGGCATAAGCATCGGAGGCGGAGCACCGTTGTGTCCTTGcttgtatattttacaaatttttgataacaCGCCTGCGGCTATAGACGGCACTTTGCAATCAGGAGATGAACTTGTAGCGGTAAATGGATCGTCGGTTAGAGGAAAGACAAAAGTAGAAGTTGCAAAAATGATCCAATCTTGTGACTCTCAAGTCAGcatcaattataataaactacACGCCGATCCCAAACAGGGTCGTACTCTTGATATAGCTTTAAAAAAG GTGAAACATAGACTAGTAGAAGGAATGGGAAGTGCAACAGCCGATGCGCTCGGTTTATCGCGTGCTATTCTCTGTAACGATGCACTCGTACAAAGGTTAATGGCATTGCAGCgtacagaaaatttatatagagGTCTTGTTTCTCATGCTCAATCTACTCTACATGCATTTTTCGACTTAACGCAAATGTACAAAG TATTCGGAGATGCGTTTGCCGCGATAGGAGTAAGAGAACCACAGCCACGAGCTAGCGAAGCTTTCAGACAATTTGGTGAACAGCACAGGCAAATGGAAAAGTTTGGTGTAACGATGCTAAAAGCTTTAAAACCCATATTAAACGATTTAGGCACGTATCTTCACAAAGCTATTCCAGATACTCGGTTAACTATCAGCAAATATGCCGATGCAAAATTCGAGTACCTTTcgtattgtttaaaagtaaaagaattggACGACGAGGAACAAAGTTACGCGGCGCTACAAGAACCTCTCGATCGAATGGAAACGGGCAATTACGAGTATCGTTTGGTTTTAAGATGTCGACAAGAAGCTCGCGCAAAATTTGCAAAACTTCGATCAGATGTACTCGTAAAACTCGAGTTGTTAGATAATAAACATGTTCAAGATGTCGTGTGGCAATTGCAAAAATTTGCATCCGGcttaggaaaatattattctaacgCGAGAGATTTATTATCTGCCGTGACATTGTTTCCCGTAGAAGTTGACTTGTCGCATTCTGCATTTCAATATAAATCTACCGGACCTCAGACAATAGCCGACGGAGAAGACGTAGATGAATTTGAACCCGaggaaaaatcaaataacGAAGAGCTTCTTATAGATACGCAAAACTTCCCACTTATATCAGAATCTGATAATATGTAG
- the LOC128876835 gene encoding PRKCA-binding protein isoform X4, producing the protein MTITSGNVVIQKDSSNLIGISIGGGAPLCPCLYILQIFDNTPAAIDGTLQSGDELVAVNGSSVRGKTKVEVAKMIQSCDSQVSINYNKLHADPKQGRTLDIALKKVKHRLVEGMGSATADALGLSRAILCNDALVQRLMALQRTENLYRGLVSHAQSTLHAFFDLTQMYKVFGDAFAAIGVREPQPRASEAFRQFGEQHRQMEKFGVTMLKALKPILNDLGTYLHKAIPDTRLTISKYADAKFEYLSYCLKVKELDDEEQSYAALQEPLDRMETGNYEYRLVLRCRQEARAKFAKLRSDVLVKLELLDNKHVQDVVWQLQKFASGLGKYYSNARDLLSAVTLFPVEVDLSHSAFQYKSTGPQTIADGEDVDEFEPEEKSNNEELLIDTQNFPLISESDNM; encoded by the exons ATGACGATTACTTCGGGCAACGTTGTAATACAAAAAGACAGCAGTAATCTTATAGGCATAAGCATCGGAGGCGGAGCACCGTTGTGTCCTTGcttgtatattttacaaatttttgataacaCGCCTGCGGCTATAGACGGCACTTTGCAATCAGGAGATGAACTTGTAGCGGTAAATGGATCGTCGGTTAGAGGAAAGACAAAAGTAGAAGTTGCAAAAATGATCCAATCTTGTGACTCTCAAGTCAGcatcaattataataaactacACGCCGATCCCAAACAGGGTCGTACTCTTGATATAGCTTTAAAAAAG GTGAAACATAGACTAGTAGAAGGAATGGGAAGTGCAACAGCCGATGCGCTCGGTTTATCGCGTGCTATTCTCTGTAACGATGCACTCGTACAAAGGTTAATGGCATTGCAGCgtacagaaaatttatatagagGTCTTGTTTCTCATGCTCAATCTACTCTACATGCATTTTTCGACTTAACGCAAATGTACAAAG TATTCGGAGATGCGTTTGCCGCGATAGGAGTAAGAGAACCACAGCCACGAGCTAGCGAAGCTTTCAGACAATTTGGTGAACAGCACAGGCAAATGGAAAAGTTTGGTGTAACGATGCTAAAAGCTTTAAAACCCATATTAAACGATTTAGGCACGTATCTTCACAAAGCTATTCCAGATACTCGGTTAACTATCAGCAAATATGCCGATGCAAAATTCGAGTACCTTTcgtattgtttaaaagtaaaagaattggACGACGAGGAACAAAGTTACGCGGCGCTACAAGAACCTCTCGATCGAATGGAAACGGGCAATTACGAGTATCGTTTGGTTTTAAGATGTCGACAAGAAGCTCGCGCAAAATTTGCAAAACTTCGATCAGATGTACTCGTAAAACTCGAGTTGTTAGATAATAAACATGTTCAAGATGTCGTGTGGCAATTGCAAAAATTTGCATCCGGcttaggaaaatattattctaacgCGAGAGATTTATTATCTGCCGTGACATTGTTTCCCGTAGAAGTTGACTTGTCGCATTCTGCATTTCAATATAAATCTACCGGACCTCAGACAATAGCCGACGGAGAAGACGTAGATGAATTTGAACCCGaggaaaaatcaaataacGAAGAGCTTCTTATAGATACGCAAAACTTCCCACTTATATCAGAATCTGATAATATGTAG
- the LOC128876835 gene encoding PRKCA-binding protein isoform X1 translates to MDYDDDFFFEEDKILKDQTLLPPDNVTLSESNDQENDFLLLTTVPSANAQSQFAMREDRMYALLCSLFYVLFKFFFLTNLIYFTFVFWFIITRYRPDVELVAQDQSLHHLLGTAMGMTITSGNVVIQKDSSNLIGISIGGGAPLCPCLYILQIFDNTPAAIDGTLQSGDELVAVNGSSVRGKTKVEVAKMIQSCDSQVSINYNKLHADPKQGRTLDIALKKVKHRLVEGMGSATADALGLSRAILCNDALVQRLMALQRTENLYRGLVSHAQSTLHAFFDLTQMYKVFGDAFAAIGVREPQPRASEAFRQFGEQHRQMEKFGVTMLKALKPILNDLGTYLHKAIPDTRLTISKYADAKFEYLSYCLKVKELDDEEQSYAALQEPLDRMETGNYEYRLVLRCRQEARAKFAKLRSDVLVKLELLDNKHVQDVVWQLQKFASGLGKYYSNARDLLSAVTLFPVEVDLSHSAFQYKSTGPQTIADGEDVDEFEPEEKSNNEELLIDTQNFPLISESDNM, encoded by the exons ATGGATTACGATGACGATTTCTTCTTCGAGGAGGATAAGAT TTTGAAGGATCAAACACTTTTACCTCCAGATAACGTTACTTTGAGTGAATCTAACGATCAGGAAAATGACTTTTTACTATTAACCACTGTACCATCAGCTAATGCCCAATCACAATTCGCTATGAGGGAGGATCGCATGTATGCATTGTTGTGTTCACTATTCTACGTTTTATTtaagttcttttttcttacaaatttgatatatttcacATTTGTTTTTTGGTTTATTATCACGAGATATAGACCAGATGTAGAACTGGTCGCTCAAGATCAGTCTCTTCATCATCTACTTGGCACTGCTAT GGGTATGACGATTACTTCGGGCAACGTTGTAATACAAAAAGACAGCAGTAATCTTATAGGCATAAGCATCGGAGGCGGAGCACCGTTGTGTCCTTGcttgtatattttacaaatttttgataacaCGCCTGCGGCTATAGACGGCACTTTGCAATCAGGAGATGAACTTGTAGCGGTAAATGGATCGTCGGTTAGAGGAAAGACAAAAGTAGAAGTTGCAAAAATGATCCAATCTTGTGACTCTCAAGTCAGcatcaattataataaactacACGCCGATCCCAAACAGGGTCGTACTCTTGATATAGCTTTAAAAAAG GTGAAACATAGACTAGTAGAAGGAATGGGAAGTGCAACAGCCGATGCGCTCGGTTTATCGCGTGCTATTCTCTGTAACGATGCACTCGTACAAAGGTTAATGGCATTGCAGCgtacagaaaatttatatagagGTCTTGTTTCTCATGCTCAATCTACTCTACATGCATTTTTCGACTTAACGCAAATGTACAAAG TATTCGGAGATGCGTTTGCCGCGATAGGAGTAAGAGAACCACAGCCACGAGCTAGCGAAGCTTTCAGACAATTTGGTGAACAGCACAGGCAAATGGAAAAGTTTGGTGTAACGATGCTAAAAGCTTTAAAACCCATATTAAACGATTTAGGCACGTATCTTCACAAAGCTATTCCAGATACTCGGTTAACTATCAGCAAATATGCCGATGCAAAATTCGAGTACCTTTcgtattgtttaaaagtaaaagaattggACGACGAGGAACAAAGTTACGCGGCGCTACAAGAACCTCTCGATCGAATGGAAACGGGCAATTACGAGTATCGTTTGGTTTTAAGATGTCGACAAGAAGCTCGCGCAAAATTTGCAAAACTTCGATCAGATGTACTCGTAAAACTCGAGTTGTTAGATAATAAACATGTTCAAGATGTCGTGTGGCAATTGCAAAAATTTGCATCCGGcttaggaaaatattattctaacgCGAGAGATTTATTATCTGCCGTGACATTGTTTCCCGTAGAAGTTGACTTGTCGCATTCTGCATTTCAATATAAATCTACCGGACCTCAGACAATAGCCGACGGAGAAGACGTAGATGAATTTGAACCCGaggaaaaatcaaataacGAAGAGCTTCTTATAGATACGCAAAACTTCCCACTTATATCAGAATCTGATAATATGTAG
- the LOC128876835 gene encoding PRKCA-binding protein isoform X2: MDYDDDFFFEEDKILKDQTLLPPDNVTLSESNDQENDFLLLTTVPSANAQSQFAMREDRIPDVELVAQDQSLHHLLGTAMGMTITSGNVVIQKDSSNLIGISIGGGAPLCPCLYILQIFDNTPAAIDGTLQSGDELVAVNGSSVRGKTKVEVAKMIQSCDSQVSINYNKLHADPKQGRTLDIALKKVKHRLVEGMGSATADALGLSRAILCNDALVQRLMALQRTENLYRGLVSHAQSTLHAFFDLTQMYKVFGDAFAAIGVREPQPRASEAFRQFGEQHRQMEKFGVTMLKALKPILNDLGTYLHKAIPDTRLTISKYADAKFEYLSYCLKVKELDDEEQSYAALQEPLDRMETGNYEYRLVLRCRQEARAKFAKLRSDVLVKLELLDNKHVQDVVWQLQKFASGLGKYYSNARDLLSAVTLFPVEVDLSHSAFQYKSTGPQTIADGEDVDEFEPEEKSNNEELLIDTQNFPLISESDNM, from the exons ATGGATTACGATGACGATTTCTTCTTCGAGGAGGATAAGAT TTTGAAGGATCAAACACTTTTACCTCCAGATAACGTTACTTTGAGTGAATCTAACGATCAGGAAAATGACTTTTTACTATTAACCACTGTACCATCAGCTAATGCCCAATCACAATTCGCTATGAGGGAGGATCGCAT ACCAGATGTAGAACTGGTCGCTCAAGATCAGTCTCTTCATCATCTACTTGGCACTGCTAT GGGTATGACGATTACTTCGGGCAACGTTGTAATACAAAAAGACAGCAGTAATCTTATAGGCATAAGCATCGGAGGCGGAGCACCGTTGTGTCCTTGcttgtatattttacaaatttttgataacaCGCCTGCGGCTATAGACGGCACTTTGCAATCAGGAGATGAACTTGTAGCGGTAAATGGATCGTCGGTTAGAGGAAAGACAAAAGTAGAAGTTGCAAAAATGATCCAATCTTGTGACTCTCAAGTCAGcatcaattataataaactacACGCCGATCCCAAACAGGGTCGTACTCTTGATATAGCTTTAAAAAAG GTGAAACATAGACTAGTAGAAGGAATGGGAAGTGCAACAGCCGATGCGCTCGGTTTATCGCGTGCTATTCTCTGTAACGATGCACTCGTACAAAGGTTAATGGCATTGCAGCgtacagaaaatttatatagagGTCTTGTTTCTCATGCTCAATCTACTCTACATGCATTTTTCGACTTAACGCAAATGTACAAAG TATTCGGAGATGCGTTTGCCGCGATAGGAGTAAGAGAACCACAGCCACGAGCTAGCGAAGCTTTCAGACAATTTGGTGAACAGCACAGGCAAATGGAAAAGTTTGGTGTAACGATGCTAAAAGCTTTAAAACCCATATTAAACGATTTAGGCACGTATCTTCACAAAGCTATTCCAGATACTCGGTTAACTATCAGCAAATATGCCGATGCAAAATTCGAGTACCTTTcgtattgtttaaaagtaaaagaattggACGACGAGGAACAAAGTTACGCGGCGCTACAAGAACCTCTCGATCGAATGGAAACGGGCAATTACGAGTATCGTTTGGTTTTAAGATGTCGACAAGAAGCTCGCGCAAAATTTGCAAAACTTCGATCAGATGTACTCGTAAAACTCGAGTTGTTAGATAATAAACATGTTCAAGATGTCGTGTGGCAATTGCAAAAATTTGCATCCGGcttaggaaaatattattctaacgCGAGAGATTTATTATCTGCCGTGACATTGTTTCCCGTAGAAGTTGACTTGTCGCATTCTGCATTTCAATATAAATCTACCGGACCTCAGACAATAGCCGACGGAGAAGACGTAGATGAATTTGAACCCGaggaaaaatcaaataacGAAGAGCTTCTTATAGATACGCAAAACTTCCCACTTATATCAGAATCTGATAATATGTAG
- the LOC128876835 gene encoding PRKCA-binding protein isoform X3, whose amino-acid sequence MDYDDDFFFEEDKILKDQTLLPPDNVTLSESNDQENDFLLLTTVPSANAQSQFAMREDRMGMTITSGNVVIQKDSSNLIGISIGGGAPLCPCLYILQIFDNTPAAIDGTLQSGDELVAVNGSSVRGKTKVEVAKMIQSCDSQVSINYNKLHADPKQGRTLDIALKKVKHRLVEGMGSATADALGLSRAILCNDALVQRLMALQRTENLYRGLVSHAQSTLHAFFDLTQMYKVFGDAFAAIGVREPQPRASEAFRQFGEQHRQMEKFGVTMLKALKPILNDLGTYLHKAIPDTRLTISKYADAKFEYLSYCLKVKELDDEEQSYAALQEPLDRMETGNYEYRLVLRCRQEARAKFAKLRSDVLVKLELLDNKHVQDVVWQLQKFASGLGKYYSNARDLLSAVTLFPVEVDLSHSAFQYKSTGPQTIADGEDVDEFEPEEKSNNEELLIDTQNFPLISESDNM is encoded by the exons ATGGATTACGATGACGATTTCTTCTTCGAGGAGGATAAGAT TTTGAAGGATCAAACACTTTTACCTCCAGATAACGTTACTTTGAGTGAATCTAACGATCAGGAAAATGACTTTTTACTATTAACCACTGTACCATCAGCTAATGCCCAATCACAATTCGCTATGAGGGAGGATCGCAT GGGTATGACGATTACTTCGGGCAACGTTGTAATACAAAAAGACAGCAGTAATCTTATAGGCATAAGCATCGGAGGCGGAGCACCGTTGTGTCCTTGcttgtatattttacaaatttttgataacaCGCCTGCGGCTATAGACGGCACTTTGCAATCAGGAGATGAACTTGTAGCGGTAAATGGATCGTCGGTTAGAGGAAAGACAAAAGTAGAAGTTGCAAAAATGATCCAATCTTGTGACTCTCAAGTCAGcatcaattataataaactacACGCCGATCCCAAACAGGGTCGTACTCTTGATATAGCTTTAAAAAAG GTGAAACATAGACTAGTAGAAGGAATGGGAAGTGCAACAGCCGATGCGCTCGGTTTATCGCGTGCTATTCTCTGTAACGATGCACTCGTACAAAGGTTAATGGCATTGCAGCgtacagaaaatttatatagagGTCTTGTTTCTCATGCTCAATCTACTCTACATGCATTTTTCGACTTAACGCAAATGTACAAAG TATTCGGAGATGCGTTTGCCGCGATAGGAGTAAGAGAACCACAGCCACGAGCTAGCGAAGCTTTCAGACAATTTGGTGAACAGCACAGGCAAATGGAAAAGTTTGGTGTAACGATGCTAAAAGCTTTAAAACCCATATTAAACGATTTAGGCACGTATCTTCACAAAGCTATTCCAGATACTCGGTTAACTATCAGCAAATATGCCGATGCAAAATTCGAGTACCTTTcgtattgtttaaaagtaaaagaattggACGACGAGGAACAAAGTTACGCGGCGCTACAAGAACCTCTCGATCGAATGGAAACGGGCAATTACGAGTATCGTTTGGTTTTAAGATGTCGACAAGAAGCTCGCGCAAAATTTGCAAAACTTCGATCAGATGTACTCGTAAAACTCGAGTTGTTAGATAATAAACATGTTCAAGATGTCGTGTGGCAATTGCAAAAATTTGCATCCGGcttaggaaaatattattctaacgCGAGAGATTTATTATCTGCCGTGACATTGTTTCCCGTAGAAGTTGACTTGTCGCATTCTGCATTTCAATATAAATCTACCGGACCTCAGACAATAGCCGACGGAGAAGACGTAGATGAATTTGAACCCGaggaaaaatcaaataacGAAGAGCTTCTTATAGATACGCAAAACTTCCCACTTATATCAGAATCTGATAATATGTAG